The following DNA comes from Thermoanaerobaculia bacterium.
TGGCTGCTGCTCGCGTCGATGTCTCTCTCCGCCTACGAAGCGGCGGTGCTCTTCCTCTTCTGGCTCGTCCAGTTCCTCTTCCCGTCCACGCGCAACGCGATGATCGGCGTCTACGGCGCCTGGTGCGTCTGGGAGGTCGTCCTCGTCCTCGTCGGCCGCAAGAAGTGGACGGCGTTTTCCGCGTTCGCGCGCACGTGGCGCGCGCGCCGGGCGTGATAAATTTTCCCGGTGAAGAACGGAGCTTTTTCCGCGCAGGTCCGCCCGTGAGAGTCCCCGTCCCAACCGCGCCGCGGCTGACGCGGCGCGCCCGGGAGATCCGCCCGTCTCCGACGCTCGCCGTCTCGCGCACGCTGGCCGACCTGCGCCGGCGCGGCGTCGACGTCGTCGACCTCGGCGTGGGCGAGCCGGACTTTCCGACCCCCCGTTTCGTGAAAGAGGCCGGCATCGAGGCGATCGAGGCGGACCGGACGCGCTATACCGAGACGCCCGGAGAGCCCGCCCTGCGCGAGGCGATCGCCGAAAAATTCCGACGGCGCGGAGTCGACGCCGAACCGTCGCAGGTCATCGTCACCGCGGGGGGCAAACAGGCGCTCTTCGAGGCCTGCCAGGTGCTCTTCGAGGAGGGGGACGAGGTCCTCGTGCCGGCGCCGTACTGGGTGTCCTTCCCGGAAATGATTCGGCTCTCGGGCGCCACGCCGGTCTTCGCTCCTTCGCGGCGCGAGAACGGCTTCCGCCCGGCGCTCGACGACCTGATCCCGGCGTTCTCCGAGCGCACGCGCGGCCTGATCTTGAACTCGCCCAACAACCCGACGGGCGCGGCGATCGAGGAGGGCGAGCTCGCGAGGATCCTCGCGTGGACGAAGGAACGGCGGATCTTCGTCCTCTACGACGAGTGCTACGAGCTCTTCCTCTACGACGGCCGCCGCCACGCTTCTCCGGCCGACGACTGGGCCGCGCACGCCGACCACGTGCTGATCTCGGGAGCGGCCTCCAAGACGTTCGCGATGACGGGCTGGCGGCTCGGCTGGGCGGTCGCGCCGAAGGACGTGATCGCCGCGATGTCCGGATACCAGAGCCACTCGACCTCGAACGCCTCGTCGATCTCTCAGGCGGCGGCGCTCGCCGCGCTGACCGAGCTCGAACGGGCGAAAGAGTCGGTCGACGCGATGCTCGCCGAGTACGCGCTCCGGAGAAAGCTCGTCACCGCCGCCCTGAACGCCGTTCCGGGAGTCGAGTGCCCCGCTCCCGACGGCGCCTTCTACGCGTTCGCGGACGTCTCGGCGCTCTTTCCTCGGTCCGGTGCGGCGGGCTCGGAGGAATTCTCGCAGCTCCTGCTCGAGCGGGGACGCGTCGCGTCTGTCCCGGGGATCGCGTTCGGCGACGATCGCTACATCCGCTTCTCGTTCGCGGCGGCGCGGGAAGAGATCGAGAAGGGGATGGAGCGGTTCGCGGAGTTCGCGCGCGGCCGATGACCCATCCCGGGAATTTTCCGGCCGTCCTGCGCTTGGGCATCGCCCTGCTCGCGGCCGCGGCGGTCGCCGGCGCCGCGCGGGGCGACGACCTCATCGTCACCACGGCCAACGACGTCGTCAACGGCGACGTCTCGAGCCCGGCCGCCCTTGGAGCGGCTCCGGGGCCGGACGGGATCTCGCTGCGAGAGGCGCTGACCGCAGCCGACGGGGCGGCGGGACCGACGGCGATCACGATCGATCCTTCCCTCTCGGGGCGGACGATCGCGCTGACGAGCGACCTTCCGCCGGTCACGAGGGAGGGGATTTCGATCCTGGGACCGATCGACGCGTCCGGCCGGGCCCTCGTGACGGTCTCCGGCTCCCCGATCTCGGTGTTCGCGTCTCATTTCCGTGCGGCAGGGCTCCGGTTGATCGGGAGCCGCGGGGCCGTGTTCTACGTTTTCGCCGGCCGGCCCGACGCGCCCGGTTCGGCCACGGTGAGCGACGTCCGGATCGAGGACGACGTCTTCGAAGGAGGGGGGGCCGTGGACGTGGGCCACGCCGTGTCGATCGGCACCGCGGAGGAGTCGTCCGGCGCGAGGGTCGAGGGTGTGACGATCGCCCGGAACTCGTTTCTCGATTTCGGGGGCGACGTCGCGGCGGTCCTGTGCGAAGCGGGCGGGACGGCGGGGGCGGTCGGCGAGGTGGCCGTGGACGGCAACACGTTTCGCGGGAACGCGATCGGCGTGCGAATCGGGGTCGAAGGAGGCGGCAACCGCGTCTCCGGGGTCGCCGTCACCGGAAACGACTTCTTCGACAACGGAATCGCGGTCGCGGCGATCTCGGGGGCCCGCCTCGACCGCCCGCCGTCGACCGACGGAGTCGTGGAGGGGATCCTCCTCGCGCGCAACCGGATCCGGGGCGGGGATGCTGCCGCGATCTACTTCCTCGCCGGAGGGAGCGGCGCGACCGGGCTCGTCGTGCGCGACGTGGACGTCGTCGACGACGTCGTCTGGGGGGAACGTGGTTTCGCGGTCGGCGGCGAAGCGGGCTCGGGAACGGGATCGACGGGGAATCGCATCGAGAACGTCCGCATCGTCAACGACACCATGGCGTCGGGCGCCGGCCGCTCGGGAGTGGCTTTCTACGCCGACTCTTACGGAGCCGGCGGGAATTCGGTCTCGGGCATCGAGATCGCCAACACGATCTTCGCCGGGGACGGAGCCGCCTTCGCGGGAGACGCCGTGCCGTCCCTCGTCACGCACTCGATCCTGAGAGACCCGCGCTTCGTCGGCCGCGACGGGAATTTCTCCGGCGACCCGGCCTTCATCGACCCGGCGCGGGGGGACTTCCACCTGCGCGCCGGCAGCGGCGCGATCGGGAGGGGTCTGGCATCGGCCGCTCCCTGCGTGGACGCCGACGGGCGGGCGCGCCGCGCGGACGGCTCGGTCGACGTCGGCGCCTACGAATTCGAGGCGCCGTTGCGCGCGCGTCCGTGCCCGATTTCCGCCGCGATTCCGGCCGTTCCCGCGCGGGGCGCGTCCCGCTGACCGTCCGCGCGCACGGCTTCAAGGTCCTGCGCGTCTTCCCGTCACCCGCACCGAGATCGAGGCTCCCGCTTCCGGCGTCCCCGGACCCCGGCGCTGGAAATAGAGGACGAACGTCCAGAGCCCCGGCGCGTCGAAATCGTAGGAGAAAAAGAAAGCGGCTCCCGGCCCGAGGGAGAGGCGATGCACGGTCCGGATGCCGACGCCGCGCTCGCGGCTCCCTTCGGGCAGGATCATCAGCCGCGGCGCCGGATACGAATACGACTCCCGTCCATTCGCCTCGCGCCGGGAGATCGGTGTCGGAACCGCTTCGCGCGCGACCGTCGCGTACCGGAGGAGGGCGCCGGGCCGCGCCTCGCCGTCGACCTCGATCGACGCGGCTCGCCCGCCTCGCCGCACGCGGAGTCTCTCGTAGCCGCGGGCCGTGAATTCCGCCGCCAGGCGGAGTTCTCCGCCCTGCTCGGCCCATCCGATCCCGACGTGCGTCGCTTCGGGGTCGAGGATCGTGCGGCGATGGCTGTCCTTCGGCGGGGTCTCCTTCATCATCTCCGCCTGCGCGCGCAGGGCGAGCGCTTCCGCCGGCTCGTGCAGGCGTCCCGCCTCCGACATGAAGGCGGCGGCGTTCTCGCGTCCCATCCCGAAGTCGCCGCCGCCCGAGAGCCGGGCGTACGGCGGGAGGCCGTCGAGGAGGAAATGCCCGTTCGTCCTCTCCGCGATCTGCCGGCGCGTCGTCCGGCGGGCGAGAGCGGCCGCGGCCTCGTCCCAGAGCACGGGCGCGAGGCCGTGCGCGGCGCGGTCCCGGTTGATCCGGGAAAAGAGCGCCCCCGAAACCGGGTCGGCGGGTGCGCCGCCGCGCGGGAAGCGGTCTTCGAGCGCCGCGGAGAGGTCCGGGAGAGTGATCGACAGGGGAGCGGAGTCGCGCCGGGCCGCGGCGCAGGCGGCGAGGGCCGCGGCACAGGACACCGAAAGGACGACTCCGCGCGCGTGGGAGTGAACGCGGCTCCTTTTCACGATGCCTCGGCCGGCGAAGCGGTCAGGAGCGAACGGCCGCGGAAGTCGCCTCGTCCACCCAGACCGTGAACGATCCGCCCGGCGCCGGCTCCCGCTCTCCCCTGCGCTGGAAATAGAGGATGAACGTCCACATGCCCGGCTCGTCGGCCTGGTATGCGAACGAGAACCGCCCGTGAACGGAGGGGACCAGGCACCGGCGGTTCGCGAGCCCGAACGCGACGGACGGCGACGCGGCGGGAACGAGGACGAAACGCGGCGACGGGTATGAATAGGAATGGCGCGAGTTCGCTTCGGTGAGCGAGATCGGCGACGGGAACGGCTGGCGCGCGACCGAAACGTACGCGATCCTCATCCCCGGAAGCGCCTGCCCGCGCACGCGGATCGCCGAGGCGTACCGCGAAATCGGCGAGACGTCGAGATGGACGTAGCGCCGGGAGGTGAATTCCTCCGCCATACGGAAGTCGCTCCCCGCGGCCGACCATCCGACCCCCACGTGCGTCGCGGCCGGATCGAGGATGGCGCGCCGGTGGCCGTCGGCGGGCGGCTTTTCGGAGAGCATCTCGCGCTCACCGCGAAGGGCG
Coding sequences within:
- a CDS encoding CAP domain-containing protein, whose protein sequence is LLAAPIALLSACSILHAPPEHLSIAPPGLASPVTDGWPDGAPSDPVAAAVFEQINADRAHAGLPPVAWDPKAADLATKYTREQIRQGTVGHFLLDGVPPYARLSRTGDLGVGAENAVAYISTGDRLDEPPLDLALRGEREMLSEKPPADGHRRAILDPAATHVGVGWSAAGSDFRMAEEFTSRRYVHLDVSPISRYASAIRVRGQALPGMRIAYVSVARQPFPSPISLTEANSRHSYSYPSPRFVLVPAASPSVAFGLANRRCLVPSVHGRFSFAYQADEPGMWTFILYFQRRGEREPAPGGSFTVWVDEATSAAVRS
- a CDS encoding CAP domain-containing protein; translated protein: MKRSRVHSHARGVVLSVSCAAALAACAAARRDSAPLSITLPDLSAALEDRFPRGGAPADPVSGALFSRINRDRAAHGLAPVLWDEAAAALARRTTRRQIAERTNGHFLLDGLPPYARLSGGGDFGMGRENAAAFMSEAGRLHEPAEALALRAQAEMMKETPPKDSHRRTILDPEATHVGIGWAEQGGELRLAAEFTARGYERLRVRRGGRAASIEVDGEARPGALLRYATVAREAVPTPISRREANGRESYSYPAPRLMILPEGSRERGVGIRTVHRLSLGPGAAFFFSYDFDAPGLWTFVLYFQRRGPGTPEAGASISVRVTGRRAGP
- a CDS encoding choice-of-anchor Q domain-containing protein, whose amino-acid sequence is MTHPGNFPAVLRLGIALLAAAAVAGAARGDDLIVTTANDVVNGDVSSPAALGAAPGPDGISLREALTAADGAAGPTAITIDPSLSGRTIALTSDLPPVTREGISILGPIDASGRALVTVSGSPISVFASHFRAAGLRLIGSRGAVFYVFAGRPDAPGSATVSDVRIEDDVFEGGGAVDVGHAVSIGTAEESSGARVEGVTIARNSFLDFGGDVAAVLCEAGGTAGAVGEVAVDGNTFRGNAIGVRIGVEGGGNRVSGVAVTGNDFFDNGIAVAAISGARLDRPPSTDGVVEGILLARNRIRGGDAAAIYFLAGGSGATGLVVRDVDVVDDVVWGERGFAVGGEAGSGTGSTGNRIENVRIVNDTMASGAGRSGVAFYADSYGAGGNSVSGIEIANTIFAGDGAAFAGDAVPSLVTHSILRDPRFVGRDGNFSGDPAFIDPARGDFHLRAGSGAIGRGLASAAPCVDADGRARRADGSVDVGAYEFEAPLRARPCPISAAIPAVPARGASR
- a CDS encoding pyridoxal phosphate-dependent aminotransferase gives rise to the protein MRVPVPTAPRLTRRAREIRPSPTLAVSRTLADLRRRGVDVVDLGVGEPDFPTPRFVKEAGIEAIEADRTRYTETPGEPALREAIAEKFRRRGVDAEPSQVIVTAGGKQALFEACQVLFEEGDEVLVPAPYWVSFPEMIRLSGATPVFAPSRRENGFRPALDDLIPAFSERTRGLILNSPNNPTGAAIEEGELARILAWTKERRIFVLYDECYELFLYDGRRHASPADDWAAHADHVLISGAASKTFAMTGWRLGWAVAPKDVIAAMSGYQSHSTSNASSISQAAALAALTELERAKESVDAMLAEYALRRKLVTAALNAVPGVECPAPDGAFYAFADVSALFPRSGAAGSEEFSQLLLERGRVASVPGIAFGDDRYIRFSFAAAREEIEKGMERFAEFARGR